A genomic region of Pelodiscus sinensis isolate JC-2024 chromosome 1, ASM4963464v1, whole genome shotgun sequence contains the following coding sequences:
- the TPBGL gene encoding trophoblast glycoprotein-like, producing MAGRRPAGAGALRLLRARGRALSLLRWLGMLLLQPLLQAGQGCPEHCSCFSTPEFVQCSDVPLQEPPPDLPRGVRNLSIAGGNLTVLSRAAFAGNGSRPLGNLSLLLLARDNIQTIAERAFQGLPSLEELDLSLNPLRALAAGAFRGCPRLRTLKLNQALLLLGEEPLAGALRNLSLRRLELAGNELRELPGAALPDGLEELDLRNNSLQGLSPEELARLDSAPLGRLQLYLDANPLRCDCALRPLLDWMRNASWRVPDAHSLRCAAPREVSGTEVLHLRLEQLGCGAGRELRPEEAGEQEELETASYVFFGIVLALIGVIFLMVLYLNRRGIKRWLNNLREACRDQMEGYHYRYEQDTDPRRASASPSSGL from the coding sequence ATGGCAGGGAGGCGGCCGGCGGGCGCCGGGGCGCTGCGGCTGCTGAGAGCCCGCGGGCGCGCCCTCTCCCTGCTCCGCTGGCTGggcatgctgctgctgcagccgctgctgcaggccgggcagggctgccccgagcactgctcctgcttctccacaCCGGAGTTCGTCCAGTGCAGCGACGTGCCCCTGCAGGAGCCGCCGCCGGACCTGCCCCGCGGCGTGCGCAACCTCAGCATCGCGGGCGGCAACCTGACGGTGCTGAGCCGGGCGGCCTTCGCCGGCAACGGGAGCCGGCCGCTGGGCAACCtgagcctgctgctgctggcccgggACAACATCCAGACCATCGCGGAGCGCGCCTTCCAGGGGCTGCCCAGCCTGGAGGAGCTGGATCTCAGCCTCAACCCGCTGCGCGCCCTGGCGGCCGGCGCCTTCCGCGGCTGCCCGCGGCTCCGCACCCTCAAACTCaaccaggcgctgctgctgctgggcgaGGAGCCGCTGGCCGGCGCCCTGCGCAACCTCAGCCTACGGCGGCTGGAGCTGGCGGGCAACGAGCTGCGGGAGCTGCCGGGCGCCGCGCTGCCGGACGGACTGGAGGAGCTGGACCTGCGGAACAACTCGCTGCAGGGGCTGAGCCCCGAGGAGCTGGCCCGCCTGGACTCGGCCCCGCTGGGCAGGCTCCAGCTCTACCTGGACGCCAACCCGCTGCGCTGCGACTGCGCCCTGCGCCCGCTGCTGGACTGGATGCGCAACGCCAGCTGGAGGGTGCCCGACGCGCACAGCCTGCGCTGCGCCGCCCCGCGGGAGGTGAGCGGCACCGAGGTGCTGCACCTCCgcctggagcagctgggctgtggggcaggccgggAGCTGAGGCCCGAGGAGGCCGGCGAGCAGGAGGAGCTGGAGACCGCCTCCTACGTCTTCTTCGGCATCGTGCTGGCGCTGATTGGGGTCATCTTCCTCATGGTGCTGTACCTCAACCGCAGGGGCATCAAGCGCTGGCTCAACAACCTGCGGGAGGCCTGCCGGGACCAGATGGAGGGTTACCACTACCGCTACGAGCAGGACACCGACCCGCGCCGGGCCAGCGCCAGCCCCTCCTCGGGACTCTGA